Proteins from a single region of Harmonia axyridis chromosome 4, icHarAxyr1.1, whole genome shotgun sequence:
- the LOC123677904 gene encoding probable ATP-dependent RNA helicase DDX56, with protein sequence MESAEEKPINFHEMDLDDRLLKAICQLQWGTPTLIQEKSIPLQLEGKDVLIRARTGSGKTAAFTIPIIQKILNLKKTAVYQEVKAVILAPSRELCNQINNVIKDLTIKCSREVRCVDVAPNLGLNVQKPLLTEKPDIVVGTPARVLMHLKNGNLDLKKSLEVLVIDEADLIFSFGYKDEVNELTSYLPNIYQAILASATLSEDVLNLKSLVLHNAVTLKLEEPELAPTSQLTHYHLLAEEMDKATILYALLKLHLIRGKTIIFVNSVDKCYKLKLFLEQFKIPVCVLNSELPAAIRCHSVYQFNQGIYDIIIASDEKALEDNAAVNKKAKKTEQPSKRRKDKESGVSRGIDFQCVANVLNFDFPMDVQSYIHRAGRTARGNNQGSVLSFINMKEKDLLDKVEECLRAGLNDVSIFKKYQFKLEEVEPFKYRAKDAWRAVTRIAVREARLKEIKQEIFNCQKLKGYFEDNPTDLQVLRHDKTLHTVRIQEHLADVPEYILPPSLKSLAGITKRKRKNNKNIPKGKKTKFEAAQSNPLLSMKFDGFGAKSKKKGKK encoded by the exons ATGGAAAGTGCCGAAGAAAAACCTATAAACTTCCATGAAATGGACTTAGATGATCGCCTTCTTAAAGCCATTTGTCAACTACAGTGGGGCACACCTACATTAATACAAGAAAAGTCAATTCCTTTGCAATTGGAAGGTAAAGACGTGCTAATAAGGGCTAGGACAGGGTCAGGAAAGACAGCTGCCTTTACAATTCCAATAatccaaaaaattttgaatttgaagaaaacagcAGTCTATCAAGAGGTTAAAGCTGTTATTTTAGCTCCTAGTAGAGAACTATGTAATCAAATAAACAACGTTATAAAAGATTTAACAATAAAATGCTCAAGGGAGGTAAGATGTGTAGATGTTGCTCCTAATTTAGGTTTGAATGTACAGAAACCCTTATTGACAGAAAAACCTGATATTGTGGTTGGTACACCAGCCAGAGTATTAATGCATCTGAAAAATGGTAATTTAGATTTGAAAAAGTCCTTAGAAGTATTGGTAATAGATGAAGCCGATTTAATATTCTCCTTTGGTTAtaaagatgaagtgaatgagTTAACATCTTATCTTCCAAATATTTACCAAGCTATTCTTGCATCAGCTACATTGAGTGAAGACGTACTCAATTTGAAGAGTCTTGTTCTTCATAATGCTGTCACTTTAAAATTAGAAGAACCAGAGTTAGCACCTACCAGTCAGTTAACACATTACCATTTATTAGCAGAAGAAATGGATAAAGCAACAATATTATATGCTCTACTAAAATTACATTTGATTAGAggtaaaacaataatatttgtCAATTCTGTGGATAAGTGCTATAAACTTAAGTTATTCCTCgaacaatttaaaattcctgTTTGTGTTTTGAACTCTGAACTGCCAGCAGCCATCAGATGTCATTCTGTTTATCAGTTCAATCAAGGTATTTATGATATTATCATTGCATCTGATGAAAAAGCTTTAGAAGATAATGCTGCTGTAAATAAAAAAGCTAAAAAAACAGAACAACCGTCAAAAAGGAGGAAAGATAAAGAAAGTGGTGTTTCAAGAGGGATTGATTTTCAGTGTGTAGCTAATGTTctcaattttgattttcctATGGATGTTCAATCATACATTCACAGAGCAG gcaGAACAGCTCGAGGTAACAATCAAGGAAGTGTTTTGTCATTTATAAACATGAAAGAGAAAGATCTCTTAGATAAAGTAGAAGAATGTCTAAGAGCAGGTTTAAATGAtgtctcgattttcaaaaagtACCAATTCAAACTTGAAGAAGTGGAACCATTCAAATATAGAGCTAAGGATGCATGGAGGGCTGTAACAAGAATTGCTGTAAGGGAAGCtagattgaaagaaataaaacaagAGATATTCAATTGTCAAAAATTGAAGGGATACTTCGAAGATAATCCAACAGATTTGCAAGTTCTTAGACACGACAAAACTCTACACACTGTTAGAATTCAAGAGCATTTAGCAGATGTTCCTGAATATATTTTACCCCCATCCTTGAAGAGTTTGGCTGGAATCacgaaaagaaaaagaaaaaataataaaaacatccCCAAAggcaaaaaaacaaaatttgaagcAGCACAAAGCAATCCATTACTGAGTATGAAATTTGATGGTTTTGGTGCCAAgtcgaaaaaaaagggaaagaaATAG
- the LOC123677902 gene encoding GTP-binding protein 10 gives MIVKTPIMFAKRRKLMRNFLKVGFKDSLNIFVSGGCGGNGLPKFGGIGGFGGNVSVIAKEGISLDQVYKQNKSLRFIAGNGGNSSANCLRGAQGEDIKLEVPVGVSLVTELGKKLGELDKENEELIIAKGGTPGHSKNGYLGTEGQAYPVKLDLKLIADIGLVGFPNAGKSSLLSAISHAKPKVANYPFTTVRPHLGMIHYPDHRQISMADLPGLIEGAHTNRGMGHKFLKHVERTKLLLLVVDIHGFQLGPQYPFRTCLDTVLLLNKELELYKPELIDKPSLIIINKMDVEGAEEKYNQIKEDLKNLSRIDCEEDIRSEKFLKFRDILPVSVKNRAEDIALIKEKLRKQLDVIADEEANDESSLDLYQDMREKNKERGPKLV, from the exons atgatagTCAAAACGCCAATAATGTTCGCTAAACGCAGAAAACTTATGAGAAATTTTCTAAAAGTCGGTTTCAAAGACTCCTTGAACATATTTGTTTCAGGAGGCTGTGGAGGAAATGGACTTCCTAA ATTTGGAGGGATCGGAGGATTTGGGGGTAATGTCTCTGTAATAGCAAAGGAAGGTATAAGCTTAGACCAAGTATACAAGCAAAACAAATCTCTAAGATTCATTGCTGGTAATGGAGGAAATAGTTCAGCCAATTGTTTAAGAGGAGCACAGGGCGAAGATATCAAATTGGAAGTTCCAGTAGGAGTATCTTTAGTTACAGAATTAGGAAAAAAATTAG GAGAGTTGGATAAAGAGAATGAAGAATTAATAATAGCAAAAGGAGGTACTCCAGGTCATTCTAAAAATGGATATTTAGGAACAGAAGGCCAAGCATATCCAGTAAAActtgatttgaaattaatagCTGATATAGGTCTTGTTGGTTTTCCTAATGCTGGTAAAAGCAGTTTATTAAGTGCTATATCACATGCCAAACCAAAAGTAGCCAACTATCCTT TCACGACAGTAAGACCTCATCTGGGAATGATTCACTATCCAGATCACCGTCAAATTTCCATGGCTGATTTACCAGGTCTTATTGAAGGAGCTCACACAAATCGGGGCATGGGTCACAAGTTCCTCAAACACGTTGAAAGGACAAAACTTTTATTATTAGTAGTAGATATACATGGATTCCAGTTAGGCCCTCAATATCCCTTTAGGACTTGTTTAGACACAGTGCTTCTATTGAACAAG gAGTTGGAGTTGTACAAACCAGAACTCATTGATAAACCATCTTTAATAATcataaataaaatggatgtagaaGGAGCTGAAGAAAAGTATAACCAAATAAAGgaagatttgaaaaatttatcta gaatagACTGTGAGGAAGATATCAGATCTGAAAAGTTCTTGAAATTCAGAGATATTCTTCCTGTATCGGTGAAAAACAGGGCAGAGGATATTGCTCttataaaagaaaaattacGTAAACAATTAGATGTCATAGCAGATGAAGAAGCAAATGATGAAAGTAGTTTAGATTTGTATCAAGACatgagagaaaaaaataaagaaagagGACCCAAATTAgtatag